The DNA window AGGCTCAGTCGAACAAATCGAAATCACATTCGCAGGAAACCTATCAAAAGAAAACACAGAACCAGTAAAAACATCAGCACTAAAAGGATACCTAGACACAATACTACAAGACCCAGTAAACTTCGTAAACGCACCAGTAATCGCCCGAAACAGAGGAATAAAAGTAATAGAAAGCAAAACAGAAGAATCAGGCGACTACAACTCACTACTAACAATAAACATAACAAACCACAACACAAACATCAAAATATCAGGAACAGTATTCGGAAAAGAAGACGAAAGAGTAGTCCAAATAGGAAACTACCGAATAGAAACAAAACTAACCAAAAACATGCTATACACAAAACACACAGACCAACCAGGAGTCATCGGAAAAGTCGGAAACCTACTAGGACAACACGGAATAAACGTAGGCTCCATGCAACTCGGAAGACTCGCAGAAGGCGGAGAAGCAATCATGATAATGAGCATCGACGAAAAAATACCACAAAAAACACTACAAAAACTACGCAAAATACCAGAAATCAAACAAACAAAACAAATCACAAACATCTAAAACAAAACAAAAAAACACACAGACCAACCCCCATCAACTCCACCCCCCTTAACCTCTTTTCATTTGACATCGAAGGCACGACCCCTTCCTCGAGGAACGACCGAAGGGAGCGAGTAGAGTGTGGTAGTCCACATTAATGAAAAACTAAAGACCCATCATCTCCAAATAAAAGAAAACCTAGTTTTTAACTCAATTCATCTAAATAAATAATAATTCAAAACCAAAACTCCTTTTCTATGCTCCTTTTACTTTAAAAAAACTCAACCAAAAAACTGTTCTTTAAAGAAAAATCTATAGTTCATTTTAAGAAATGAATTAATTGAGAGATTAAAGTTTTTTTAAGATCGGGTTAGAAGGTGGATTACATTAAAAAAGACCGTTATATCTAGAGGTAGACAACCCGGTTAGAACCAGTTTAACTGTTTTTTGTTTATTGTTAATTTGGTTGTTTGAGGTTGTCTAGGTTTGTTTCGTTTTGTTTTTTTGGTTTTATCCCTAATCAGGGCTAAGACCTCTTCCTTCAGGGAGAGGAGGATGTTATTTTGTTACGCTTTGGAGTGATTTTCTTGCTCCGCATGCGTCGCATTTTAGCATTTTTACGTCGTCGATTTTTTGGAATCGGGTGTCTGGGCTGTTGCATTCGTAGCAGAATAGGTATGTTTCTGTATATTCTTTTATTCGGTTGTTGATGTAGTTTGGTGAGAAGCTTCCTTTGAATGATGCTTTTTCGTCTTTCTTTTTTCCTGATGTTCCTAGTTTGTCTGCGAGGAATTTTATTAGGTGGTCGGGATCTCTGTTGAATTTTTTTGCTATTGTTAGTAGGTTGTTGATTATTGTTACGTTTCCTTCTTTGTATACTTTTGCTTCTGGTATTTCGAATCGTGATTTCTGTAGTTTTTCGAGGTCTCCGATTTCGTTTTGTGCTCTGTCTAGTAGTTCTTCGTAGTCGTATTCTGACATTTGATCACCCTATGAGTTCTTGTCCTTCGTCGAATACGACTTTTCCTGGTGTTGGTAGTTTCATGACTGCTCTTTTTAGTGCTTTTCTTGCGTGTTTGTAGTCTTCTGGGTTTACTCTGGCGCTGAATATTTTTTGGCCGCTGTCTATTCTTGCTGCGGTTCCTACGGGGCTTCCGAATGCTAGTCTCATTCCGTCTTGGACTCGGTCTGCTCCTGCGCCGGTTGCCATTTTGTTTTCTCGTAGTACTTGGTGTGGGTAGGTTCGTAGTTTTAGGAAGTAGTTTTTAGGGCCTAGTTGTTTGTTTAGGTAGCTGTTTGATGCGATTCTTGCTGATTCAAGTGAGTTGTGTGATATCTGTACTTTTTCTTTTGATATTAATGACATCTGTACGGGGAAGTTTTCTTTTTCGTCTCTATTCCCCATGTCGAATGAAACTATTTTGTTTCCGGGTACTCCGGACATATATTCTTTTCGAGTGTAAGCTTGACCTTTAACTTGTCGATACATTTTTCCAAATTTTTCTCCCAAAATAAACACCTCAATAAAAAAGCTGTAATGTATGAGTACTCAGTTTAGGTCCTAAACGTATTTAACTTTTACGCTGATTATCAGGATATTTTTGTTTTATTTTGTTTTATTTTGTTTTATTTTTTTGATTGTGTTTTTTAGTATGCCTAGTAGTGTGTATGCTTCGCGTTTTGTTAGGTTTGCTCTTCCTAGTATTCTTTTCATCATTAGTTTTGTTTTTTGTTTTTTGTGTTTGGGGTGGTTGATTAGTTGTAGTATTTGGTTGATTCTGTTGTGTATTAGTTTCATTTCTTTTTGGTTTGGGACTGATATATCGGTTTTTTGTATATCGCTTAGTTCGTATAGTAGGATGGCTACTGCGTGGCTTAGGTTTAGTACGGGGTATCTATCTGATGTTGGTATTGATGTGACTATTTCGCATTTTTTTATTATTTTGTTTGGAAGTCCATGGTCTTCTTTACCGAATATTAGTGCTATGTTGCCTCCATAGCCGTCTAACTGGTTTTTGAGTTCTTTTGGTGTGTAGTAGGGCATTCTGATGTGGTTGCTGTCTGTAACTCCTGGGATACCGGTTGTAGCTATTTTAGTATCGATGTTTTGTACAGCTTCTTCGAATGAATTATATATACATGCGTTGTCTAAGATATATTCTGCTTGTGATGCATACATCCTAGCTTCATCTTCAATACTGACTGGGTCGACCAAGGCGAGGTCGTTGTATCCAAAATTAGCCATCAACCTAGCTATAAAACCAACATTACCCTCAAACTTAGGATTCATTAGAACAACACGGACCAAACAAAACCACCAACAAAAAACAAACCCAAAACTACAAAAAACAAACCCTAAATCAAAGTGAAAAGGCATATTTGTTTTATGGAAATGTTGTAAGGAAAGTTATTTCTGGTTTTGTGGTTATTATTTTTTGATGAATAGGGAGACTGCGTGGCGTGTTTTTGGTAGGGAGTTCAATTTAGCTGGTTGTTGGTTGGAGTCTGAAGAAGAGATGGCTCCTAACTACCTTGTCACTCCTTCTGGTGCTCGCTGTAACCGTGTTTTTATTGTAGGTGTTTTAGTAGGTATTGAAGAGGCCGGTAGCGATATGTTGAGAGGATTGGTTAGTGATCCAACCGGTTTGTTCAAAGTTTATGGCGGTAGGTATCAACAGGAAGCTCGTGACGCTTTAAGCAATTTAGAACCCCCGGTTTATGTAGCTGTTACAGGAAAGGCAAATGGATTCAGAACAGATGACGGTGAACTACTTGTGTCAGTTAGATTAGAGGAGATCGCTCCCACGAACGAGAGGGCAAGAGTCAACTGGGCAATCAACACAGCATGGAGAACAGTTGAAAGAATGAAAACCCTTCGAATGGCAATAGACTCAGGAATCCAAGAACAAACAAAACTAACTAACTACCTAAAGTCAAGCGGTATTAGAGAAGAACTCGCAGAAGGAGTTTCCATTGCAACACAACACTATGAAACAGATTTCAACGAACTAAACTCCATAATAAAAGAAGGCCTAAGCTCATTCACCGACGTAGAATTCGATGAAAACGAACTAACCCCAGAAATAACCGCCAAAAAATCCATCATAGACCTTGAAAACGGAGAAGGAGTCCCATACTCAGAAATAATAGAACACGGCCTAGAAATAAGCAATTACGACGAAGAAACAATCGAACAAGCACTAAACGACCTACTCAAAAAAGGAAGCTGCTACGAACCAGAACCCGGAATAATAAAACTAATCTAAAAAAAACATAATTCAACACAAAAAAACTAACTACATTCTATATCCACTCCTAATCTCATTAATATCTTAATCTCATTAACATTGAATTTTTTAGGAAGTGTGTTTTTTTGGCGTCGATTAAACCTATACCTGAAGAGCCTGCTGCAATAGTTGGAGAAAGTTTGGTTGTTACAGACCTACATATCGGAGTGGAAACTTCATACAGAGATAGGGGCGTAATGATACCAAGCCAAATAAAGAAACTAACAGAACGCCTAAAAAACCTAATTCAACAAGCTGATGTAAACAAACTCATAGTCCTAGGTGACCTAAAACACAACGTACACGGTAGTTCATGGCAAGAACAAAAAGAAATCCCAAAATTCCTAAACAAACTAACGAACCACGTATCAATATCCATCATACCAGGAAACCACGACGGCAACCTAAAAAAAATAATACCAAAAAATAAAGAAATCAAGTTGCTAAACAACCGAGGAACCATAGTCAATGAAGTAGGCCTAGTACACGGACATACATGGCCCAAACCAGAGATAATGCAATGCAAAAACATCCTAATAGGACACAACCACCCAGTAATCGAATTCAACGACGGATTCAAACAACACAGAAAAAAAGCATGGATCCGAACCCCACTAAACAAAAACAACCTAACCAAAAAATACCCCAACATAAAATGGAAAAACCAAAAACTAGTAATCATGCCAGCCTACAGCAACCTAGTCGGAAGCGTAAGCTTCAACAACACAAAAAACAACTTCCTCGGACCACTCTTCAACCAAAACATAGCCAACACAAACAAAATGAAAACCCACCTACTAGACGGAACCTACCTAGGCAAAGTCAAAAAAATAAAAAACAACCAAAAATAGAAACAAAACAAAATATAAACAAAACAAAACAAAACCAAATTAAATTAAATTAAATTAAATTAAATTAAATTAAATAATAAGCATATTCAAGTGAAGTGAAGTGGAGTAGTGGTTGATTGGTTCTGGGGTTTTTGGTTTTGGGTTTTGTTTTGTTGTTTTCCGTAAGTTTGAATTTGTTTGGTGTATTATTGTTGTGTTGTTTTTATGTCTGTTGTAATTTGTGATGTTGGTTCTGGGTTTGGTGTGTTGGCGAGGGAGGTAGGTAGTCTTGGTTATGATAGGGTTGTTTTTTTGGTTGATCCTGGTTTGTTGGGTGATTTGCCTGAGTTGGGTGGTGTTGGTGTTGATGTTGTTTGGGGTGTTTTGTTGGAGCCGGGGTCTGTTGGTGAGTTGAAGGGTTTGGTTGGTCGTTGTAGGGATTTGGTTGATTTTGTTGTTGTTCGGAGTTTGGGTGTTGGTGAGGTTGATCGGGCTGTTGTTTTGGATGGTCGGGTTGATTTGTTGTTGGTTGGTGGTGGTGGGGTTGTTGATTATGTTTTGGCTAGGGATGCTGGTGAGTGTGGTGTTGGTGTTGGTTTTGATTTGAAGTCTTTGTTGGATTCTAGGGGTTATCGTCGTAGTTTGTTGGTTAGGCGTTTTCGTAAGGATGTTGAGGTTTTGGGTAGGTATGGGGTGGATGTTGTTCCTTGTTTGTTGGCGGGGGATAGGTTTGATGTTAAGGCGGCTCGTGATTTTAGGTCGTTGTTGGGTGTTTTTGGTTTTGATGGTGGTTTGTTTGATAGTTCTAGGGAGTTTATTTTGGAGAGGGTTGAGTTTAATAGGGAGGTTGGGGGTTCTGGGTTTGTTGAGCCTGGTGTTGAGGTTGTTGATGATGGTGATGGTGGTGTTGGGGATGTTTGAGGTGGTTTGATTGGGTTTGCCGGTTTGTCTTAGGGATAGTCGTAGGTATTTGGCGGTTCGTGTTGTTTGTGAGGGTAGTGTTGGTAGGGGTGATTTGGTTGGTGGTGTGTGGGATGTTGCTGTTGATTTGTTGGGTAGTGTTTGGGCTGGTGAGTCTGGTTTGTGGATTTATGGTTTTGATGGGGAGTTTCTTGTTGTGGGTTGTTATGTTGGTTATGTTGATGATGTGAGTGGTGTTTTGGGTTGTGTGCGTCGTGTTGGTGGTTTGAAGGTTCGTTTTGATGTTGTTGGTGTTTCTGGTACTATGAGGAAGCTGGAGAAAAGATTTATACAAAAACAAGATGAATGATTTGGTAGATTTAGGTATTTATATATTTTTTTTTAATTAATTGGTGAAATTATGCAGCAAAGTCCAAAGATGGGATATGATAGGGCTATCACTGTTTTTAGCCCTGATGGTAGATTGTTCCAGGTGGAATATGCGAGAGAAGCGGTTAAGAGAGGTACGACTGCGATGGGTATTAAAGCCGCGGATGGCGTGGTACTGATAGTTGATAAAAGGATTTCCACCGAGCTTCTTGAGCCACGGAGTATTGAGAAGATATTTAGTCTTGATGACCATATTGGGTCTGCTACTAGTGGTTTGGTGGCTGATGCCCGTGTCTTGATTGATAAGGCAAGGGTTGAGTCGCAAGTTAATCAGATGACTTATGAAGAGAAGATTGATGTTGATACTTTAACAACCAAGGTTTGTGAACACCTGCAGACCTATACTCAGTATGGTGGGGTTCGGCCTTTCGGTACTGCCTTGTTGATTGCTGGTGTTGACGGTGACAGTCCTAAGTTGTTTGAAACCGATCCAAGTGGCGCTATGATGGAGTATAAGGCTACAAGTATCGGGGAGAACCGGCAGGAGATAATGAAGTATTTCGAGGAGGAGTATGAGGAAGACCTTGATATAAGTGAAGCTATTATGCTTGGTTTAGAAGCATTGATCAATGAGTTGGATGAACATCCTACAGTAAACTCTCTTGAGATCGGTATCGCCCGAGTTGAGACAGGTAA is part of the Methanonatronarchaeum thermophilum genome and encodes:
- a CDS encoding translation initiation factor IF-2 subunit beta — encoded protein: MSEYDYEELLDRAQNEIGDLEKLQKSRFEIPEAKVYKEGNVTIINNLLTIAKKFNRDPDHLIKFLADKLGTSGKKKDEKASFKGSFSPNYINNRIKEYTETYLFCYECNSPDTRFQKIDDVKMLKCDACGARKSLQSVTK
- a CDS encoding 50S ribosomal protein L16; translation: MGEKFGKMYRQVKGQAYTRKEYMSGVPGNKIVSFDMGNRDEKENFPVQMSLISKEKVQISHNSLESARIASNSYLNKQLGPKNYFLKLRTYPHQVLRENKMATGAGADRVQDGMRLAFGSPVGTAARIDSGQKIFSARVNPEDYKHARKALKRAVMKLPTPGKVVFDEGQELIG
- a CDS encoding RNA methyltransferase, whose translation is MVRVVLMNPKFEGNVGFIARLMANFGYNDLALVDPVSIEDEARMYASQAEYILDNACIYNSFEEAVQNIDTKIATTGIPGVTDSNHIRMPYYTPKELKNQLDGYGGNIALIFGKEDHGLPNKIIKKCEIVTSIPTSDRYPVLNLSHAVAILLYELSDIQKTDISVPNQKEMKLIHNRINQILQLINHPKHKKQKTKLMMKRILGRANLTKREAYTLLGILKNTIKKIKQNKTK
- a CDS encoding metallophosphoesterase gives rise to the protein MASIKPIPEEPAAIVGESLVVTDLHIGVETSYRDRGVMIPSQIKKLTERLKNLIQQADVNKLIVLGDLKHNVHGSSWQEQKEIPKFLNKLTNHVSISIIPGNHDGNLKKIIPKNKEIKLLNNRGTIVNEVGLVHGHTWPKPEIMQCKNILIGHNHPVIEFNDGFKQHRKKAWIRTPLNKNNLTKKYPNIKWKNQKLVIMPAYSNLVGSVSFNNTKNNFLGPLFNQNIANTNKMKTHLLDGTYLGKVKKIKNNQK
- a CDS encoding Rpp14/Pop5 family protein; its protein translation is MPVCLRDSRRYLAVRVVCEGSVGRGDLVGGVWDVAVDLLGSVWAGESGLWIYGFDGEFLVVGCYVGYVDDVSGVLGCVRRVGGLKVRFDVVGVSGTMRKLEKRFIQKQDE
- the psmA gene encoding archaeal proteasome endopeptidase complex subunit alpha, which produces MQQSPKMGYDRAITVFSPDGRLFQVEYAREAVKRGTTAMGIKAADGVVLIVDKRISTELLEPRSIEKIFSLDDHIGSATSGLVADARVLIDKARVESQVNQMTYEEKIDVDTLTTKVCEHLQTYTQYGGVRPFGTALLIAGVDGDSPKLFETDPSGAMMEYKATSIGENRQEIMKYFEEEYEEDLDISEAIMLGLEALINELDEHPTVNSLEIGIARVETGKFEKLSDEELQGYIDRLEELEESEEETEEVEEE